The following proteins are co-located in the Microcystis wesenbergii NRERC-220 genome:
- a CDS encoding Rpn family recombination-promoting nuclease/putative transposase, translating to MKTDTIFYQLFQSFPSIFFELIQLPISEANNYRFDSVEVKQLSFRLDGVFLPQNNNPQTPIYFCEVQFQEDEAFYQRFFTEIFLYLSKTDLTNDWRGVIVYPNPQVETNQVQRYRELLNSERVRRIYLNELENIPQTSIGLATVQLITLSKAKAIDSTRKLIQRVRQELTPDQKPQELLQLIETILVYKLPLLNRREIETMFSLDELKQTQYFQDVREEARQEGRQEGREQGREEGREEGIEQGRLNKALEAVPRLLALGLSVEQVASALELEVKQVRAIQKGT from the coding sequence ATGAAAACTGACACGATTTTTTATCAACTCTTTCAATCATTCCCCTCTATCTTCTTTGAATTAATTCAACTCCCTATCAGCGAAGCCAATAACTACCGCTTTGACTCAGTGGAAGTAAAACAACTTTCCTTTCGTCTTGATGGAGTCTTTCTGCCTCAAAATAATAACCCCCAGACTCCTATATACTTTTGTGAGGTACAATTTCAGGAAGATGAGGCTTTTTATCAGCGCTTTTTCACCGAAATATTCTTATATCTCAGTAAAACTGACTTAACCAATGATTGGCGGGGTGTGATTGTTTATCCTAACCCTCAAGTAGAAACCAATCAAGTTCAACGCTATCGGGAACTGCTCAACTCCGAGCGAGTCAGACGGATTTATCTGAATGAATTAGAAAACATTCCTCAAACTTCGATTGGTTTAGCTACAGTGCAATTAATCACCCTATCTAAAGCAAAAGCGATTGATAGCACCCGAAAATTAATCCAAAGAGTGAGGCAAGAATTAACCCCCGACCAAAAACCGCAAGAACTCTTACAATTAATAGAGACGATTCTCGTTTATAAGTTACCGCTTCTCAATCGTCGGGAGATAGAAACTATGTTTAGTTTAGATGAATTAAAACAAACTCAGTATTTTCAAGATGTGCGCGAAGAAGCGCGTCAGGAAGGTCGTCAGGAAGGTCGCGAGCAAGGTCGTGAGGAAGGTCGCGAGGAAGGCATTGAGCAAGGCAGACTAAACAAAGCATTAGAGGCAGTCCCCCGTTTGTTAGCCTTAGGGTTAAGTGTTGAGCAAGTCGCATCCGCCTTAGAGTTAGAAGTTAAACAGGTTAGAGCTATACAAAAAGGGACATAA
- a CDS encoding MBL fold metallo-hydrolase translates to MVQHSTAIWGSKSLLSCLPFGVGHASEGVCLLLKIGPYRILLDCGLADMQPLTQNKKPPVDLVFCSHAHSDHIRGLMALHQTYPQLPVYASEVTVQLLSLQWPDSTEEIGSFCQGWPWRAPIALFDDLTVEIFPAGHLPGAAVVLFTYKTPKRTYKVLYTGDFSLSNFQLVEGLSIDLLRGVSPDVLIIEGSYGTERHPHRRQQEKQLMNRIYHAIAEGQNVLLPVPALGLGQEILKLLRSHHQFTGRDIDIWVGGKIAKACDAYLEILPQFPASVQNFAKHQPLFWDERICPRLRRLPEKPTPLGGTTPIILLIDRLEEVSKYLQGDKPWLMLAPQHLHDINLENPRLKAAQRSGLISQETYLLAEHSDSRNTTQLIHNLRPQHIMFVHGSPLYLADLTSLEELQSRYQLHSPSVGTLVELPIGDRFMQPTPPAPSHYEGELNESDSIVTITLPDPITRDPRWSNFADTGLVEARWQGEELLLRGVSQRELLSESPNRITKALEEMDCCRVCVHYKSQRCWNPASPLYGFKVVAEGYCPVFEANI, encoded by the coding sequence ATGGTTCAACACTCTACTGCTATCTGGGGGTCAAAATCCCTTTTATCCTGTTTACCTTTTGGTGTCGGTCATGCGTCGGAGGGAGTTTGTCTCCTACTGAAAATCGGTCCCTATCGCATACTTTTAGATTGTGGTTTGGCCGATATGCAACCCCTGACCCAAAACAAAAAACCACCTGTAGATCTGGTGTTCTGTAGTCATGCCCACAGCGATCACATCCGTGGGTTAATGGCTCTCCATCAGACCTATCCCCAATTGCCAGTTTATGCCAGTGAGGTGACAGTACAACTGCTGTCCCTACAATGGCCTGATTCTACCGAGGAAATCGGCAGTTTCTGTCAGGGTTGGCCATGGCGAGCGCCGATCGCTCTCTTTGATGATCTCACCGTCGAGATTTTTCCAGCTGGCCACCTCCCTGGGGCTGCTGTGGTTCTCTTCACCTACAAAACCCCCAAACGCACCTATAAGGTCCTCTATACCGGCGATTTTTCCCTGTCTAATTTTCAACTGGTGGAAGGATTATCGATCGATCTGCTGCGGGGAGTGTCCCCCGATGTGCTGATTATTGAAGGCAGTTACGGCACAGAGCGCCATCCCCACCGACGACAGCAGGAAAAACAGTTGATGAATCGCATCTATCATGCGATCGCTGAGGGTCAAAATGTCCTACTACCCGTCCCCGCTTTGGGATTGGGTCAAGAAATTTTAAAATTACTGCGGTCGCACCACCAATTCACAGGCCGCGACATTGATATCTGGGTTGGGGGCAAGATCGCTAAAGCTTGCGATGCCTACCTAGAAATTTTACCACAATTTCCCGCATCTGTCCAGAATTTTGCCAAACATCAGCCCTTATTTTGGGATGAGCGCATCTGTCCCCGGTTGCGAAGGTTGCCAGAAAAACCGACACCTCTAGGGGGAACCACTCCGATAATTTTACTAATTGATCGCCTAGAGGAGGTGAGTAAATATCTGCAAGGGGATAAACCTTGGTTAATGTTAGCTCCCCAACACCTGCACGATATCAACCTGGAGAATCCCCGATTAAAAGCGGCACAGCGTTCGGGATTAATTAGCCAAGAAACCTATCTACTGGCCGAACATAGCGATAGTCGCAACACCACCCAACTGATCCATAACCTGCGGCCGCAGCATATCATGTTCGTCCATGGCTCGCCCCTATATCTAGCGGATTTGACCAGTTTAGAAGAATTACAAAGCCGTTATCAACTCCATTCTCCGTCCGTGGGAACCCTGGTGGAATTGCCTATTGGCGATCGCTTTATGCAACCGACACCCCCGGCCCCCAGTCACTATGAGGGAGAATTAAATGAATCGGATTCGATCGTCACTATCACCTTACCAGATCCGATCACCCGGGATCCCCGGTGGAGTAATTTCGCCGATACGGGACTGGTGGAAGCGCGCTGGCAAGGGGAAGAATTATTATTGCGGGGAGTCTCCCAACGGGAATTATTAAGCGAGAGTCCCAATCGTATCACCAAAGCTTTAGAGGAGATGGATTGCTGTCGTGTCTGTGTCCACTACAAAAGTCAGCGCTGTTGGAATCCCGCTTCTCCCCTCTACGGTTTTAAAGTGGTTGCCGAAGGCTATTGTCCCGTTTTTGAAGCCAATATATAA
- a CDS encoding HNH endonuclease — protein sequence MTKISKSKLSQLYSSDEIAEIWNANQHLAVIEHPQKGLISPNQYRIMAKEKPCPFCGKKMKHGEEFKTSSQSEAIKRGYEYNNSQGEKVINQINQIFFHPNYVTIDHIINKARCPEKMFDFDNLQPVCWQCNQAKSDDNAYELRHTYEYLSSLVDQTAIRYPLLEKTNDLAEFNKL from the coding sequence ATGACTAAAATATCAAAATCAAAGTTGTCTCAATTATATAGCTCCGATGAAATTGCAGAAATCTGGAATGCTAATCAACATCTAGCAGTTATCGAACATCCCCAAAAAGGATTAATTAGCCCGAATCAATATCGAATAATGGCCAAAGAAAAACCCTGTCCTTTTTGTGGCAAAAAGATGAAACATGGCGAAGAATTTAAAACTTCTTCCCAGTCAGAAGCTATCAAAAGGGGTTACGAATATAATAATTCTCAAGGGGAAAAAGTTATTAATCAAATCAATCAGATATTTTTTCATCCCAATTATGTGACTATTGATCATATAATTAATAAAGCCCGCTGTCCAGAAAAAATGTTTGATTTTGACAACTTACAACCGGTATGCTGGCAGTGTAACCAAGCAAAAAGTGATGATAATGCCTATGAACTTCGTCACACTTATGAGTATTTATCTAGCCTAGTCGATCAAACAGCAATTCGTTATCCTCTTCTGGAAAAGACCAATGACTTAGCCGAGTTTAACAAACTTTAA
- the cysK gene encoding cysteine synthase A encodes MRIAHDVTELVGRTPLVQLNRIPQAEGCLGRIVMKLEGMNPAASVKDRIGTHMINSAEKAGLINPETTVLVEPTSGNTGIALAMTAAAKGYRLILTMPETMSLERRAMLKAYGATLELTPGSQGMKGAILRAQEIVDSIPGAYMLQQFRNPSNPEIHRLTTAEEIWQDTDGQVDFIVAGVGTGGTITGVAEVIKSRKPSFQVVAVEPFNSPVISGGNPGPHKIQGIGAGFIPEVLRTDLIDEVITVSDEEAFQFGRRLAKEEGLLSGISSGANLCAAIQLAQRPENEGKLIVVIQPSFGERYLSTLMFQNIEERELTLV; translated from the coding sequence ATGCGTATCGCTCACGATGTCACCGAATTGGTTGGCCGCACACCTTTAGTACAATTGAATCGGATTCCCCAAGCGGAGGGCTGTCTTGGCCGAATTGTGATGAAATTAGAAGGGATGAATCCCGCTGCTTCCGTCAAGGATCGCATTGGCACTCACATGATTAATAGCGCCGAAAAAGCGGGTTTAATCAATCCAGAAACCACGGTTTTAGTGGAACCCACTTCTGGCAATACGGGAATTGCCCTAGCGATGACTGCGGCAGCTAAGGGTTATCGCTTGATTTTAACTATGCCGGAAACGATGAGTTTAGAGCGCCGGGCGATGTTAAAAGCCTACGGTGCTACCCTAGAACTTACCCCCGGTTCCCAAGGTATGAAAGGGGCAATTTTACGCGCTCAGGAAATCGTTGATAGTATCCCAGGCGCTTATATGTTGCAACAATTTCGCAACCCTTCTAACCCAGAAATTCACCGTCTCACCACTGCCGAGGAAATTTGGCAAGATACCGACGGACAGGTAGATTTTATTGTTGCAGGTGTGGGTACTGGAGGCACGATTACGGGAGTTGCTGAAGTGATTAAATCGCGTAAACCTAGTTTTCAAGTAGTCGCAGTGGAACCTTTCAATAGTCCGGTGATTTCTGGGGGTAATCCCGGTCCCCATAAAATTCAAGGTATCGGTGCGGGTTTTATTCCGGAAGTTTTACGCACAGATCTGATTGATGAGGTAATTACTGTCAGTGATGAGGAAGCTTTTCAATTTGGTCGTCGTTTGGCAAAAGAAGAGGGTTTACTTTCGGGGATTTCTTCCGGTGCCAATCTTTGCGCTGCGATTCAACTGGCCCAACGACCGGAAAATGAGGGTAAATTAATTGTGGTGATTCAGCCTAGTTTTGGAGAACGTTATCTGAGTACGCTGATGTTCCAAAATATCGAGGAGCGCGAGTTAACTTTGGTGTAA
- a CDS encoding DUF2235 domain-containing protein codes for MKSRLIVCCDGTWQDLGQGYPTNVVKMVQAITPLDDSKGNPIRQIIYYDEGIGTKQSNTEVTDTLIKIAGGALGIGMDHKIEDAYRFLCLNYQPEDEIYLFGFSRGAYTVRCLAGLIYNCGLLYREFIRQIPKAYEIYREKQDPNNAPNGKNAIDFRNQYGRRVPIKALCCWDTVASLGIPDIVHSLHLDEKFNERYRFYDSTINPTIEKAFHAVAIDEIRKVFDVTLMRPHSTHIRQQKEQVVQVWFPGGHGCVGGGSQEESGLSDGALLWMMEQVEALGLALDKSYIQHEVHPNSSERFDNTSKCPFNIAGTAPRQFEGDVSNLHESVKNRWTNLNLNPPYKPAIPEIQMMLEQDIGALRKKEIVSV; via the coding sequence ATGAAAAGCCGTCTTATTGTTTGTTGTGATGGAACTTGGCAAGATTTAGGACAAGGTTATCCTACCAATGTTGTCAAAATGGTGCAAGCTATCACACCACTTGATGATAGTAAGGGCAACCCCATCCGTCAAATCATCTACTATGACGAAGGGATTGGGACAAAACAATCTAATACCGAGGTGACTGATACTTTAATTAAAATTGCTGGAGGTGCTTTAGGCATTGGCATGGATCATAAGATTGAAGATGCCTATCGTTTTCTGTGCTTAAACTATCAACCTGAAGATGAAATTTATCTCTTTGGGTTTAGTCGGGGGGCTTACACTGTACGCTGTTTAGCTGGGTTAATTTATAATTGTGGTTTGTTGTATCGAGAATTTATCCGACAAATCCCCAAAGCCTACGAAATTTACCGAGAAAAACAAGACCCAAATAACGCACCTAACGGTAAAAATGCCATTGATTTCCGTAATCAGTATGGACGACGGGTTCCCATTAAGGCCCTATGCTGTTGGGATACGGTTGCTTCTTTAGGTATCCCTGATATCGTTCATTCTCTGCACTTGGATGAAAAGTTCAACGAACGTTATCGCTTTTATGATTCGACCATCAATCCTACAATTGAAAAGGCGTTTCATGCAGTTGCCATTGATGAAATTCGTAAGGTCTTTGATGTAACACTAATGCGTCCCCATTCTACCCACATCAGACAACAAAAAGAACAAGTGGTTCAGGTTTGGTTTCCGGGGGGTCATGGTTGTGTTGGTGGAGGTTCTCAGGAAGAATCTGGCCTATCCGATGGAGCTTTATTGTGGATGATGGAACAAGTCGAAGCATTGGGTTTGGCCTTAGATAAAAGTTATATTCAACATGAAGTTCATCCCAATTCTAGTGAGCGTTTTGATAATACGTCAAAATGCCCTTTTAATATAGCAGGAACAGCACCTCGTCAGTTTGAAGGGGATGTTAGCAATTTGCATGAAAGTGTTAAAAATCGCTGGACAAACCTGAATCTTAATCCCCCTTATAAACCCGCTATTCCCGAAATTCAAATGATGCTTGAGCAAGATATTGGTGCTTTGAGAAAGAAAGAAATAGTCTCTGTTTAG
- a CDS encoding glycoside hydrolase family protein, translating into MKVSQNCIDLIKKWEGCKLTAYKCPAGVWTIGIGTTCYPDGRRVREGDKITDQQAEGFLINECEEKAKAVDKLVNVDLHQNQFDALVSFAYNVGIGAFKESTLLRLLNQPNYNEAANQFKEWNKATVNGQRVVLEGLVNRRKDEEELFRKTDGFGEPIDLEPSPQSSATWLKGFLENQNTVVVAYKADQVVEIITLKSPLKEDLIDVLRQYPNAQNFHIAAPNEQIPAGNRVEFEGRTQALSRVANPPTLERGLLLKGMTDNDAGISSKDIAEMQQRLKDLGYYNGEIDGDFGSGTDNAVRRFQADVFGHSEADGKVGPKTWAKLWGEETTPPPTPQPAHGTYLRLTKTNQKDGDGLYILILEYIKNGQVKDHLKVCSGQPSNQLFRTGPQSVSGSMEPLPEGKWYINDILWAGGKDKYGPTVFSNGLGPVTTPIKYVGPNSTRRSAIEIHIDWNGKYCHGPCPGTAGCLGIYDIADYKKLVSWLGDTNPHDLYVDWGLGTCPQP; encoded by the coding sequence ATGAAAGTATCACAGAACTGTATTGATCTGATCAAAAAGTGGGAAGGTTGCAAGCTTACCGCTTATAAGTGTCCGGCTGGCGTTTGGACAATTGGGATTGGAACAACTTGTTATCCTGATGGACGACGTGTTCGGGAAGGGGATAAGATTACTGATCAACAGGCGGAAGGCTTCCTTATCAATGAATGTGAGGAAAAAGCCAAAGCTGTGGATAAATTAGTAAATGTTGATCTTCATCAAAATCAGTTTGATGCTTTAGTTTCCTTTGCTTATAACGTAGGCATCGGAGCTTTTAAAGAAAGTACCTTACTACGTCTGTTAAATCAGCCAAATTATAACGAAGCGGCTAATCAGTTTAAAGAATGGAATAAAGCAACCGTAAACGGACAAAGAGTGGTTCTTGAAGGGTTAGTTAATCGCCGTAAAGATGAAGAAGAACTATTTCGTAAAACAGATGGGTTTGGTGAACCTATTGATCTAGAACCCTCTCCCCAAAGTTCCGCTACTTGGCTTAAAGGATTCTTAGAAAATCAAAATACCGTTGTTGTGGCGTATAAGGCTGACCAAGTTGTCGAAATTATTACCCTAAAAAGTCCTCTTAAAGAAGATTTAATTGATGTATTGCGACAATATCCTAATGCTCAGAATTTCCATATCGCCGCACCAAATGAGCAAATTCCAGCAGGTAATCGAGTTGAATTTGAGGGGCGTACTCAAGCTCTATCGAGGGTTGCCAATCCGCCTACTTTAGAGCGAGGATTACTGTTAAAAGGAATGACTGATAATGATGCAGGAATCTCTAGCAAAGATATTGCAGAAATGCAACAACGTTTGAAAGATTTAGGCTACTATAACGGAGAAATTGATGGGGATTTTGGCAGTGGTACTGATAATGCTGTCAGACGATTCCAAGCAGATGTTTTTGGTCACTCCGAAGCAGATGGGAAAGTCGGACCAAAAACTTGGGCTAAATTGTGGGGAGAAGAAACAACACCCCCACCTACTCCTCAACCTGCTCACGGAACTTATCTCCGACTGACTAAAACTAACCAGAAAGACGGTGATGGTTTATATATTCTCATTTTGGAATATATCAAGAATGGACAGGTAAAAGATCATCTTAAAGTTTGCTCTGGACAACCGAGTAACCAACTATTCCGTACAGGTCCTCAAAGTGTATCGGGTTCCATGGAACCGCTGCCTGAAGGCAAATGGTACATTAATGACATTCTCTGGGCAGGTGGCAAAGATAAATATGGACCGACTGTTTTTAGTAATGGTCTGGGTCCAGTTACTACCCCTATCAAATATGTCGGACCGAATTCCACACGGCGAAGTGCTATTGAAATCCATATTGATTGGAATGGAAAATATTGTCATGGTCCCTGTCCAGGAACGGCAGGTTGCCTTGGTATCTACGATATTGCTGATTACAAGAAATTAGTTAGTTGGCTAGGAGATACTAATCCCCATGATCTATATGTGGATTGGGGTCTAGGAACTTGTCCTCAACCTTAA
- a CDS encoding DUF4127 family protein, which yields MTNQKLKALVNTVIKQSTLDSSQITDLTQKFSLTAGDELEINNYKSANNNHWKLELTTPVNQMTKWFAYMPHVEIKSNDPVAKILQDIKQSQFKVYHRPTEQDGDGVGIPPNGQDNRSERICPVYVLSPRRQTDSLVRQLIALLRVKDTAFIIAERLVQYPEDYLPTISQFEKAVIVQSFVGVGPPQPDPTPYPDWAKERHDKELWRLEQSIRLLQSMNRKISAVVCAMGDSQKHSSKDVRETMQTRLYNLLDKYNLSALKQPITWGADELVAMGIAQTLPKTKVRVRISNKETEMWYDGRRPPRELVTEKLPAVGLEESETDWDFEVAILTRRQNGSIDDYQKDDQKQAQLDEQFLAKYKNYSSEQRAKLVIIDGRLFNGAWNATSVLPYDDLLAFGSWGTFGNCVGSTLAVAKILFYAKNPAAQRQLYLEAIAHDVFANGYKEVQRPEEPKSFCNQLKNQTGITFNHYEGYDNPATVKKVFEVLNRHVNVRMQEHFTALPLVNNRVFRITPQFWRTFESEIHIWPRLPEEIHKVGIYRTDLEAIAFNPSLGDQFV from the coding sequence ATGACTAACCAAAAACTGAAAGCTCTAGTCAATACTGTTATCAAACAATCTACCCTAGATAGCAGTCAGATTACTGATCTTACTCAAAAATTTTCCTTGACAGCAGGAGATGAACTTGAGATTAATAATTACAAATCTGCGAACAATAATCACTGGAAATTAGAATTAACAACTCCTGTTAATCAGATGACGAAATGGTTCGCTTATATGCCCCATGTCGAAATTAAAAGTAATGACCCTGTGGCCAAGATATTGCAAGATATTAAGCAGTCTCAATTTAAGGTGTATCATCGACCAACAGAACAAGATGGAGATGGAGTGGGGATTCCCCCTAATGGACAAGACAACCGTTCAGAAAGAATTTGTCCTGTTTACGTTCTTAGTCCCAGAAGACAGACAGATTCTTTAGTTAGACAACTGATTGCACTGCTTCGGGTCAAGGATACAGCGTTCATTATTGCAGAACGATTGGTACAATATCCCGAAGATTATCTCCCCACTATTTCTCAATTTGAAAAAGCGGTCATCGTCCAATCTTTTGTTGGTGTCGGTCCTCCTCAACCGGATCCAACTCCTTATCCGGATTGGGCAAAAGAAAGACACGACAAAGAGTTGTGGAGACTCGAACAATCTATCCGTCTATTACAGTCGATGAATCGAAAAATCTCAGCTGTCGTTTGTGCGATGGGAGATTCTCAAAAACATTCATCCAAAGATGTGCGAGAAACAATGCAAACAAGATTATACAATCTTCTGGATAAGTATAATCTCTCGGCTCTCAAACAGCCAATTACTTGGGGAGCAGATGAATTAGTAGCAATGGGAATCGCTCAAACTCTCCCTAAAACTAAAGTGCGTGTCCGCATCTCTAATAAGGAGACTGAAATGTGGTACGACGGGAGACGACCACCGCGAGAACTTGTGACTGAAAAATTACCAGCAGTTGGGTTAGAAGAATCAGAAACTGACTGGGATTTCGAGGTCGCTATCCTAACTCGTCGTCAAAATGGTAGTATTGATGATTATCAGAAAGACGACCAGAAACAAGCCCAATTAGATGAGCAATTTCTGGCTAAATACAAGAACTATTCTTCCGAGCAGCGCGCTAAATTAGTCATCATTGATGGCCGACTTTTTAATGGGGCTTGGAATGCCACTTCTGTGTTACCTTATGATGATTTATTGGCCTTCGGTAGTTGGGGAACATTTGGCAATTGTGTTGGCTCAACTTTGGCGGTGGCAAAAATTCTTTTCTACGCTAAAAATCCCGCCGCTCAAAGACAACTTTATTTAGAAGCCATTGCTCATGATGTTTTTGCTAATGGCTATAAAGAAGTTCAACGACCCGAAGAACCTAAAAGCTTCTGTAATCAGCTAAAAAATCAAACAGGAATCACTTTCAATCATTACGAAGGATATGATAATCCTGCTACGGTCAAAAAAGTCTTTGAGGTCTTAAATCGGCACGTTAATGTCAGAATGCAGGAACATTTTACAGCACTTCCCCTTGTTAATAACCGAGTCTTCCGAATTACCCCGCAATTTTGGCGCACTTTTGAGAGTGAAATCCACATCTGGCCAAGATTACCAGAGGAAATTCATAAAGTTGGTATCTATCGTACCGATCTGGAAGCGATCGCTTTTAATCCTTCATTGGGCGATCAATTCGTCTAA
- a CDS encoding DUF2272 domain-containing protein, with amino-acid sequence MKLLNTLIAGGLLTISFLVIPVATKAQNFQEKVAENAVKEWQNFHNPPIVVRAKADTEIRRDTGTAERPLEYAQCNIVNRYWRSVQTPPRGDFCRLPQIANKNQGGWDNYPWSAAFISFIMEQSGAGDQFKYSVRHATYIVDAVRNRDNPHASFRGYPIDWIRPSVGDLICAPRGKNAGLTYPQIIDKGDFESHCDIVVAKNNNQLEVIGGNVGDSVAKTIVSLDAQGHIKVTKPDFRPWFVVIKNNLR; translated from the coding sequence ATGAAACTGCTCAATACTCTAATTGCTGGTGGATTATTAACTATTAGCTTTTTAGTCATTCCTGTGGCAACCAAAGCTCAGAACTTTCAAGAAAAAGTGGCTGAAAACGCTGTTAAAGAATGGCAAAATTTTCATAATCCACCCATTGTTGTCAGAGCTAAAGCAGATACTGAAATACGCAGAGATACAGGAACAGCTGAAAGACCTCTAGAATATGCTCAATGCAACATAGTTAATCGTTACTGGCGCAGTGTACAAACACCCCCTAGAGGTGACTTTTGTAGATTACCCCAAATAGCAAATAAAAATCAAGGAGGCTGGGATAATTATCCTTGGTCAGCCGCTTTTATTTCTTTTATTATGGAACAATCAGGGGCAGGTGATCAGTTTAAATATAGTGTCCGTCACGCTACTTACATCGTTGATGCTGTCAGAAATCGGGACAATCCTCATGCTTCTTTTCGAGGCTATCCCATTGATTGGATTCGTCCATCTGTTGGCGATCTAATCTGTGCGCCGCGAGGAAAAAATGCGGGTTTAACCTATCCACAGATTATTGATAAAGGAGATTTTGAATCTCATTGTGATATTGTGGTTGCCAAAAATAACAATCAATTAGAAGTCATCGGTGGGAATGTAGGAGATAGTGTGGCAAAAACGATTGTTTCTCTAGACGCTCAGGGACACATCAAAGTCACCAAACCTGATTTCAGACCTTGGTTTGTGGTTATCAAAAATAATCTCAGATAA
- the glpX gene encoding class II fructose-bisphosphatase, which produces MESTLGLEIIEVVEQAAIASSKWMGKGEKNTADHVAVEAMRERMNKIHMRGRIVIGEGERDEAPMLYIGEEVGICTQADAKQYCNPDELVEIDIAVDPCEGTNLVAYGQNGSMAVLAISEKGGLFAAPDFYMKKLAAPPAAKGHVDINKSATENLKVLSDCLNRSIEELVVVVMDRPRHKELIQEIRNAGARVRLISDGDVSAAISCAFSGTNIHALMGIGAAPEGVISAAAMRCLGGHFQGQLIYDPEVVKTGLIGESREGNLARLQEMGITNPDRVYGCEELASGQTVLFAACGITPGTLMEGVRFFHGGARTQSLVISTQSKTARFVDTVHLFDQPKYIQLR; this is translated from the coding sequence GTGGAAAGTACGCTAGGGTTAGAAATTATCGAAGTGGTCGAACAGGCTGCCATTGCCTCCTCGAAGTGGATGGGTAAAGGCGAAAAAAATACCGCCGATCACGTCGCTGTAGAAGCGATGCGCGAACGGATGAATAAAATCCATATGCGCGGTCGCATCGTTATTGGAGAAGGGGAAAGAGACGAAGCTCCCATGCTCTATATTGGCGAAGAAGTGGGTATCTGTACCCAAGCTGATGCCAAACAATATTGTAATCCCGACGAATTAGTCGAAATCGATATCGCCGTCGATCCCTGCGAAGGCACTAACTTGGTTGCCTACGGTCAAAATGGTTCTATGGCCGTGTTAGCGATCTCCGAAAAAGGTGGGTTATTCGCCGCTCCTGACTTTTATATGAAAAAATTAGCCGCTCCCCCAGCAGCTAAAGGTCATGTGGATATTAATAAATCGGCGACGGAAAACCTGAAAGTTCTTTCCGATTGTCTCAATCGTTCGATCGAAGAACTGGTGGTAGTGGTTATGGATCGTCCCCGTCACAAGGAATTAATCCAAGAAATCCGCAACGCCGGGGCCAGAGTTCGTCTGATCAGCGATGGTGACGTATCGGCCGCTATTTCCTGCGCTTTTTCGGGAACTAATATTCATGCTCTCATGGGTATCGGTGCCGCTCCGGAAGGGGTAATCTCGGCGGCGGCTATGCGTTGTCTAGGCGGTCACTTCCAGGGACAATTAATCTATGATCCCGAAGTGGTCAAAACCGGTTTAATCGGCGAAAGCAGAGAGGGTAATCTCGCTCGTCTGCAAGAAATGGGCATCACTAATCCCGATCGCGTTTACGGTTGCGAAGAATTAGCCAGTGGCCAAACCGTCCTCTTTGCCGCCTGTGGGATCACCCCCGGCACCCTGATGGAAGGGGTACGCTTCTTCCACGGTGGCGCTCGTACCCAAAGCTTGGTTATCTCCACCCAATCGAAAACCGCCCGCTTTGTCGATACCGTTCACCTGTTCGACCAACCCAAATACATTCAACTGAGATAA